From Thermosulfurimonas sp. F29, one genomic window encodes:
- a CDS encoding IS3 family transposase (programmed frameshift), translated as MSRKKSKRYSPEFKAKVALEALREEKSLAELAAQFDLHPNMISKWKRQAQEGLVSVFARGKSSDTRGYEEEIRRLQAKIGELVVERDFLAGISRKLSLEEKKGAISKEEEISVSRQCELLGFSRSGYYYRGRGERPENLELMRRIDQIYLKKPYYGSRRMTEVLRQEGYRVNRKRVQRLMRLMGLKVFYPRPRRTSEKAKDHRTYPYLLRDRKVERPNEVWCSDITYIPVRGGYLYLVVVLDWYSRKVLSWGLSNTMEAGFCRQVLEEALEKYGRPAIFNTDQGSQYTSREFLEVLEEAGVAISMDGRGRWQDNRMVERFWRSLKYECVYLLEFEGGKEAREAIGRWIGSYNGERPHFGLGGRTPDEVYF; from the exons ATGTCCAGGAAAAAGTCCAAGAGGTATTCTCCGGAATTCAAGGCCAAGGTAGCCCTTGAGGCTCTGAGGGAAGAGAAGTCCCTTGCGGAGCTGGCTGCGCAATTTGATCTTCATCCCAATATGATCTCGAAATGGAAAAGGCAGGCCCAGGAGGGGCTGGTATCAGTTTTTGCCCGGGGCAAGTCTTCGGATACCAGAGGGTATGAGGAAGAGATACGAAGGCTACAGGCCAAGATCGGGGAGCTGGTGGTGGAACGCGATTTTTTAGCCGGAATCTCCAGG AAGTTGAGCCTGGAGGAGAAGAAGGGGGCGATCTCTAAGGAAGAGGAGATAAGCGTTAGTCGGCAGTGCGAGCTATTGGGTTTCAGTCGTTCCGGTTATTACTATCGAGGTCGAGGAGAGAGACCGGAGAACCTTGAGCTGATGCGGAGGATCGACCAGATTTATCTTAAGAAGCCTTACTATGGGAGCCGGAGGATGACGGAGGTTTTGAGGCAAGAAGGGTACAGGGTGAACCGCAAGAGGGTGCAGCGTCTGATGCGGCTTATGGGGCTCAAGGTATTTTATCCCAGGCCCAGGAGGACCAGTGAAAAAGCGAAAGATCATCGGACTTATCCTTATTTGTTGAGGGATCGGAAGGTGGAGAGGCCCAATGAGGTATGGTGTTCGGACATTACATACATTCCCGTAAGGGGAGGCTATCTTTATCTGGTGGTAGTGCTAGACTGGTACAGTCGGAAGGTGCTTTCGTGGGGGTTATCGAACACGATGGAGGCTGGATTTTGCCGCCAGGTACTGGAGGAGGCGTTGGAGAAGTACGGGAGGCCGGCGATATTCAACACGGATCAAGGGAGTCAATACACGAGCAGGGAGTTTTTGGAGGTATTAGAGGAGGCAGGGGTAGCGATTTCGATGGACGGTCGTGGGCGATGGCAAGACAACCGAATGGTGGAGCGTTTTTGGAGGTCGCTGAAGTACGAGTGCGTATATTTACTGGAATTTGAGGGAGGGAAGGAAGCTCGGGAGGCGATAGGGAGGTGGATTGGGAGCTACAATGGGGAGAGGCCGCATTTTGGGTTAGGAGGGAGGACACCGGATGAGGTTTATTTTG